In Planctomycetota bacterium, the DNA window GGCCCGCTGCTGCGCGCGATCCTGGGCGTGAGCCTGGTCCTGGACCAGCGCGGCAAGGCCGACGGCGATGGCGGCGGCGAGGCGGATCATCGGTCGCGCAGCTCCGACTCGAAGAGCAGCTTGTACGACCCTGGGCCCCCGCCGTGAATCTCGGCGATCGCCCGCATGATGCCGGTTGGGTCCTCCTCGAGGAACTGCACGCACTTGATCTGCACGTCGCGGCCGGGCGGGCCGAAGATGCTCCGGCGGACCGGGTTGGCGCGCTCGAGTTCGTCCAGGATCGCCCGCCGGCCCCGCCCCCAGCTGCCCCGGCCGCCCTGGGGCGTGCCGCGTCGAATGCTCCGCGAGAGCAGGAAGACGACGTCGGGCTCGCCCGCGAGGGCCGCCAGCAGCCCATCGAGCGGGTTGCTGCGGCCCGATGCGGCGATGTCCGCCAGCCAGCGCGCCAGCGCGAGCTTGCGCTCGGTCGTCGCCGGCCCGGGACCGTCCGAAGGGAACACGCGGACGCCCACGGCCCCGCCGGGCCCGCGGGCCGCGTCGCCGGGCCGCAGCCCAAAGAGAACGACCTGGAAGGACTGGTCGGGCGCGAGGGCGGCCACCGAGCGTTCTAGCTCGTCGAGCACGAAGGGCAGGCTCGTCACCATCGCGCCGCTCGCGTCGACCGCGTAGATGACCCGACGCGCCCGCTCGGCCTGCACGCCGGCGAAGCTCGCGCGACCCATCGCCGAGGGCCCCGCCGCCTGCTCGCCGAGCGCCTCGGGCAGGCCCCGGCGGAGCACCGGCACGGGCTCGATGCGGTCGCCCCGCGGCAGCGGACGATCGGCGGCGACGCTCGGGGCCGAACCGTCGGCCAGTTCTTGCAGGATGGCGTCGATCGCATCCGCCGAACCCGGCCCGTCGCCCTCCGCCGACTCGGCGTCGTCAGGCGGGGCCATCGGCGTCGCGGGGGGCGGCGGCGAGGCGGGCAGCATGAGCACGTCCGAGACGTCGGCGGTGCCGAGTTCGAGGGCGCGGTTGGCGTCGGCACGCACCTGCACCACGCCGCTCAGCCCGAGCGCCAGGAAGGCCAGCAGGCCGGCGTGCAGCAGCAGCGAGGCGAGCACCGGGGCGGCGGCGCCGTCGGGCCGGGCCCAGCGCAGCGGGGCGAAGCGGCGGGGCGCGGGGCCGGTGGCCTCGCCGCGTCTGGCCGGTGCCGGGGCGTGCCACCTCCGCATCGCACAGCGTACGCCCGCGGGAGTGGACGCAGGCCGGCGACGCCGCGATCATCGCACCATGCCCACGCCGTCGCGCCCAGCATTCGTGGACCTCGCCTCGCGGCACCTGCGGGCGCTGGAGCCCGGCCAGCGGCTCGCGATCCCGGTGGGCGTGGCGGTGCTTGCCGACCAGCTGACGCCGGTGCTCGCCTATCGCCGGCTCGTCTCGGTCGACGAGCGGACCGCGCCCTCGTTCCTGCTCGAATCGGTCGAGGGCGGAGCCCGCGTCGGCCGCTACTCGGTGCTCGGAGCCCACCCCATGCTGGAGCTCGAGGCCCGGGGCCGCCGCGCCACCATCCGCGATCACCGCGGCGGCGGCGAGCGCACGCTGGACGCCGACGACGCGTTCGCGCTCATGCGCCGCGTGGGTGAGGGCTTCCGGCTGCTCGCCGCCGACGCTGGCTCGGGACTCGCGCCGCCCGAGGGCTTGCTCGGCGGCTGGGTCGGCTACGCGGGCTACGACGCGGTGCGGTACGCCGAGCCCGGCAAGCTGCCATTCGAGGCCGCGCCCGCCGACGACCGCGATCTGGCCGACGTGTCCTTCGGGCTTTACGACGGCGTGGTCGTGTTCGACAACGTCGCGAAGCTGTGCCACGTCGTGCAGCTGGCTTTCGTCGGAGAAAGCGACGACCCCAGCGAGGCGTACGACGCGGCGCTCGCCGAAGCCCGCCGCCGGTGCGCGCAGATCGAGGAGCACAGCAAGCCGCTGCCGCTGGGCCGCATGCAGCCCGCGGGGCCGCGGGCCGAACTGGCCAGCAACATCACCCGCGAGCAGCACGCCGCGATGGTCGAGCGAGCCCGCGAGTACATCTTCGCGGGCGACATCTTCCAGGTCGTGCTGGGGCAGCGCTTCGAGCGGACGAGCTCGGCTGATCCCTTCGACGTGTACCGCGCGCTCCGCGTGGTCAATCCCAGCCCGTACATGGTGTACATGCAGACTTCCGGCGCCATCCTCGTGGCGTCGAGCCCCGAGATCCTCTGCCGCGTGCGCCGGGACGAGGCCGATGCGACGGCCCTGGTCGTCACCAACCGTCCGCTGGCGGGCACGCGGCGGCGGGGCGCGACGCCGGAGGAGGACGCCGCGCTCGAGCGGGAGCTCCTGGCCGACCACAAGGAGCTCTCCGAGCACGCGATGCTCGTGGACCTGGGCCGCAACGACGTGGGCAAGGTGGCGATCCCGGGCACGGTCTTGCTCGACGCGCTGATGCAGATCGAGCGGTACAGCCACGTGATGCACATCAGCTCGACCGTCACCGGCAGGCTGCGCAGCGACGCCGACGCCTACGACGCCCTGCGGGCCGCGCTGCCCGTGGGCACGATCTCGGGCGCGCCAAAGGTGCGGGCCATGCAGATCATCGACGAGCTCGAGACCATCAAGCGGGGGCCCTACGGCGGGGGCATGGGCTGGATCGGCCTGCCGACGGCGACGCACGACGAGCACCCGCGGACCGCCGAGCTCGACGTGGCGCTCACCCTGCGGACCATCGTCTGCCCGATCGATCGGTACGTGCCGCCGGCCGACGGGCGGCCCGCGCAGTGGACCTACCACCTCCAGGCGGCGGGCGGCATCGTCGCGGATTCGGTCGCCGGGGCCGAGTACGAGGAAACGGTCAACAAGGCCGCCGCCCTCGCCCGGGCGCTCGACCTCGCCGAGGCGGCCTTCGGCGGCTAGCGGCCGAACAGATCGTCCACCGCCTCGGCCAGCGCATCGACGATCCGCACGCGGGGATCCTCGCTCGCGGCCTCGAGCTCGCCGCGCGAGTGTGCGCCGCAGGTCAGGCCGTACACCCGGCTGCATCCGGCGTTCAGGCCGCTCAGGACGTCGCCGGGCGTATCGCCGGCGTAGGCGACGAGCGCCGGCTCATCGACACCCAGCCGCGCCATCGCCTCGCGGATGAGGTCGGGCGCCGGGCGGCCGCGCTCGACCTCGTCGGTGCCCACGAGCACATCGCGATCCAGGCCCACGGCGCCGAGCAGCCGGTCGGCGGGCTCTCGCGCAAACCCCGTGACGTAGCCCACCAGCACACCGGCGTCGCGGGCGCGCCGCAGCGCCCGGGGCACGCCCGGCAGGATCGCCGGCGGATCGGTGCCGAGCCGCTCGATCATCCGGCGGTCGAACGCGGCGACCATGTCGCCGAGCACGCCGGCCTCGCCCGTGCGCCGCGGCGCGTGCCGGCGGACGACCTCCGCGAACACATCCGCCTTCTTGCGGCCCGTGTTGACGCGGATCTCCTCGTCGGACACGTCGACCCCGAGGATCTCCCGGTACACGCCGCGGAACACGGGAGTGAAGTTGCCGCTCTCGACGACGGTGCCCGCGATGTCCAGCAGCAGCAGCCGGACGGTCATCCGCCGGTTCCGCCGGCATCGGACCACTCGAAGTCGACGATCACCGGGGCGTGGTCGCTGGGCTGCTTGCCCTTCCGCTCGTCGCGGTCGATCTCGGCCGCCG includes these proteins:
- a CDS encoding chorismate-binding protein, with the protein product MPTPSRPAFVDLASRHLRALEPGQRLAIPVGVAVLADQLTPVLAYRRLVSVDERTAPSFLLESVEGGARVGRYSVLGAHPMLELEARGRRATIRDHRGGGERTLDADDAFALMRRVGEGFRLLAADAGSGLAPPEGLLGGWVGYAGYDAVRYAEPGKLPFEAAPADDRDLADVSFGLYDGVVVFDNVAKLCHVVQLAFVGESDDPSEAYDAALAEARRRCAQIEEHSKPLPLGRMQPAGPRAELASNITREQHAAMVERAREYIFAGDIFQVVLGQRFERTSSADPFDVYRALRVVNPSPYMVYMQTSGAILVASSPEILCRVRRDEADATALVVTNRPLAGTRRRGATPEEDAALERELLADHKELSEHAMLVDLGRNDVGKVAIPGTVLLDALMQIERYSHVMHISSTVTGRLRSDADAYDALRAALPVGTISGAPKVRAMQIIDELETIKRGPYGGGMGWIGLPTATHDEHPRTAELDVALTLRTIVCPIDRYVPPADGRPAQWTYHLQAAGGIVADSVAGAEYEETVNKAAALARALDLAEAAFGG
- a CDS encoding HAD family hydrolase; the encoded protein is MTVRLLLLDIAGTVVESGNFTPVFRGVYREILGVDVSDEEIRVNTGRKKADVFAEVVRRHAPRRTGEAGVLGDMVAAFDRRMIERLGTDPPAILPGVPRALRRARDAGVLVGYVTGFAREPADRLLGAVGLDRDVLVGTDEVERGRPAPDLIREAMARLGVDEPALVAYAGDTPGDVLSGLNAGCSRVYGLTCGAHSRGELEAASEDPRVRIVDALAEAVDDLFGR